A window of the Planococcus citri chromosome 4, ihPlaCitr1.1, whole genome shotgun sequence genome harbors these coding sequences:
- the LOC135844757 gene encoding facilitated trehalose transporter Tret1-like: MNSEKEPLLPSKRPFMNYSISLEQLILIIIIILPTLPPGMSAAFSAIALPKLELNLEQSSWFASLPVVGSVLGNILTGYVIDRYGRKKAFFVNTIPAFIGLIFLTVAGSVEVAYLYIGQLCTGISQGAVTYAGNVYIAESLAADNLHFRGSLASWNSLGVVFGLTMTYVLGYFVLYKTVALIGASIALISSILVLVFIPESPAWLDQQGRFKEAHQARYKLGSTHKSTNYVFIGGNVNSQRDDLSSYLLKIARKDVHKPLLITVLYFFFQQFSGTQVYSAYMVDVINVKSLPIDSYLTTLICGLIMMLGQISYTVFLPKLGVRKIAILSSLLASLTTFILGLCIHLSDTDSEYSHIADYIHIVSVWANVFFSALGIATVPYTILGEIFPTDAKGFASVSVFSDSVFYFINLMVFPRAVVLSSYGIFYVYGMIGFLAVPFVYYCVPETVGRSLEQVSYDFYT; the protein is encoded by the exons ATGAACTCTGAAAAGGAACCCTTGCTACCATCCAAGAGACCATTCATGAATTATTCCATATCACTC GAGCAACTGATACTGATCATCATCATAATCCTGCCAACACTACCACCAGGAATGTCAGCCGCATTTTCAGCGATTGCTCTACCAAAATTAGAGCTAAATTTGGAGCAATCTTCGTGGTTCG CTAGTTTACCTGTAGTAGGCTCAGTACTTGGGAACATATTAACCGGCTACGTAATCGATAGATATGGTAGAAAGAAGGCTTTTTTCGTCAACACCATACCAGCATTCAtcggattaatttttttgacggTGGCTGGATCTGTAGAAGTGGCCTATCTTTACATTGGTCAACTATGTACTGGAATATCTCAAGGAGCGGTTACTTATGCAGGAAATGTTTACATAGCAGAAAGCTTGGCAGCGGATAATTTACATTTTAGAGGTAGCTTGGCGTCGTGGAATTCATTGGGAGTGGTTTTTGGCTTAACTATGACTTACGTTTTAGGATATTTTGTACTTTACAAAACTGTAGCTTTAATTGGAGCTTCGATCGCGTTAATATCATCGATACTGGTATTGGTTTTTATACCGGAGAGTCCTGCCTGGCTTGATCAACAAGGCAGGTTCAAAGAGGCTCATCAAGCTAGATATAAATTGGGTTCCACTCACAAATCGACAAATTATGTGTTCATTGGCGGTAACGTGAACTCTCAACGAGATGACCTGTCCTCTTACTTATTGAAAATAGCTAGAAAGGATGTCCACAAGCCACTATTGATTACAGTATTGTACTTCTTTTTCCAACAGTTCTCAGGCACTCAGGTCTACTCTGCTTATATGGTGGACGTAATCAATGTTAAATCCTTACCCATTGATTCCTATCTGACCACTCTGATTTGTGGACTTATCATGATGTTGGGCCAAATCTCGTATACTGTTTTCTTACCAAAACTAGGAGTAAGAAAAATCGCTATTTTATCCTCGCTATTGGCAAGTTTGACCACATTTATATTGGGATTATGTATTCATTTGAGTGATACAGATTCTGAGTATTCTCACATCGCTGACTATATTCACATTGTTTCGGTCTGGGCTAATGTGTTTTTCAGTGCATTGGGTATTGCTACGGTTCCTTATACGatattgggtgaaatttttcctacagaTGCTAAAGGGTTCGCTTCGGTTTCTGTGTTTAGCGAtagtgtgttttattttattaatttaatggTTTTTCCTCGAGCAGTGGTGCTCTCATCTTATGGTATTTTCTATGTATATGGGATGATAGGGTTTTTGGCAGTGCCTTTTGTTTATTATTGTGTACCAGAAACCGTTGGACGTAGTTTGGAGCAAGTTTCTTATGACTTTTATACGTAA
- the LOC135843660 gene encoding facilitated trehalose transporter Tret1-like, with product MSLVFSAIALPELNLNLEQSSWFASLSAVSSVLGNLLTGYVIDRYGRKKAFLVNTIPAFVGFLFLAVAGSSEVAYLYTGQLCAGVSQGAAIYAGNVYIAESLAPDNLRFRSSLASWNVLSSVFGSTMTYVLGYFVLYKTVALLAASIALISSILVLVFIPESPAWLDQQGRFEEAQQARNRLGSVHKSANYMPIGDKVNSRDDFYSYLLKIARRDVHKPLLIAVTYFLIHQFSGTMVFTAYMVDIITVKSLPINSYLTTLICGIIMSLGQISYTVFLPKLGVKRIAILSSLLTSLATLVLAICIHLNDTVTGYSHIIGYIHIVSVWCIVFFSTLGINTVPYTILGEIFPTDAKGFASVSVFSDNMFYFINLMMYPRAVVLSSYGIFYAYAMVGFLAVPFVYYCVPETVGRSLEEICCDFTS from the exons ATGTCGTTGGTATTTTCAGCTATTGCTCTTCcagaattgaatttaaatttagagCAATCTTCGTGGTTCG CGAGCTTGTCTGCAGTAAGCTCTGTGCTTGGGAACTTGTTAACTGGCTACGTCATCGATAGATACGGtagaaaaaaagcttttctcGTCAACACCATACCTGCATTCGTCGGATTCCTTTTCTTGGCTGTGGCTGGATCTTCAGAAGTAGCCTATCTTTACACAGGTCAACTATGTGCTGGAGTATCTCAAGGTGCAGCTATATATGCAGGAAATGTGTACATAGCAGAAAGCTTGGCACCAGATAATTTGCGTTTTAGAAGTAGCCTGGCATCGTGGAACGTATTAAGTTCAGTTTTTGGCTCAACTATGACGTATGTTTTAGGCTATTTTGTACTTTACAAAACTGTAGCTTTGCTAGCAGCTTCGATCGCATTAATATCGTCCATACTGGTGCTGGTTTTTATACCGGAAAGTCCGGCCTGGCTTGATCAACAGGGTAGATTCGAGGAAGCTCAACAAGCTAGGAATCGATTAGGTTCCGTTCACAAATCAGCAAATTATATGCCAATTGGCGATAAGGTGAACTCTCGAGATGACTTTTACtcttatttattgaaaattgcgaGAAGAGATGTCCACAAACCACTGTTAATTGCGGTAACGTACTTCCTTATTCACCAGTTCTCCGGCACTATGGTCTTCACCGCCTATATGGTGGACATAATCACTGTTAAATCCTTGCCCATTAATTCCTATCTTACCACTTTGATTTGTGGGATCATCATGTCGCTGGGCCAAATTTCGTACActgtttttttaccaaaactagGAGTGAAAAGAATCGCTATTCTATCTTCACTATTGACGAGTTTGGCTACTTTGGTATTAGCAATATGTATTCATTTGAATGATACAGTTACTGGGTATTCTCACATTATCGGCTATATTCACATTGTTTCGGTTTGGTGTATTGTATTCTTCAGTACATTGGGTATTAATACAGTCCCATATACGATATTGGGTGAGATTTTTCCTACAGATGCCAAAGGATTTGCTTCGGTTTCTGTCTTTAGCGATaatatgttttattttattaactTAATGATGTACCCTCGAGCAGTGGTGCTCTCATCTTATGGTATTTTTTATGCGTATGCGATGGTAGGGTTTCTGGCTGTGCCATTTGTTTATTATTGTGTACCAGAAACTGTAGGACGAAGTTTGGAGGAAATTTGTTGCGACTTTACTTCGTAA
- the LOC135842805 gene encoding uncharacterized protein LOC135842805 isoform X3 produces MLVGFSAIALPELNLNLEQSSWFASLPVIGCILGNLLTGYVIDRYGRKKAFFVNTVPAFIGFIFLAVAGPLEVEYLYIGQLCAGISQGAVIYAAYVYIAESLAPDNLHFRSSLASWNALGTSLGICITYVLAYFVFYKTVALIAASIALISSILVLVFIPESPAWLDQQGRFKEAQQARYRLGCTHISTHNVSIGENVKSRDSLLSHLLKVARKDVHKPLLIAVTYCFFHQFSGTQVFAAYMVDIITVKSLHIDSYLTTLICGLIMMLGQISYTAFLPKLGIRKIAILSSLVASLAALVLAICIYLSDSVTGYSHIVDYIHIVSVWVNVYFSALGIATVPYAILGEIFPTDAKGFASVSVFSDNMFYFINLMIYPRAVVLSSSGIFYAYGMIGFLAVPFVYYCVPETVGRTLEQVCSDYTS; encoded by the exons ATGTTGGTGGGGTTTTCTGCAATTGCTCTTCCAGAATTAAACCTAAATTTGGAGCAATCTTCGTGGTTCG CCAGTTTACCAGTAATAGGCTGTATACTTGGTAACTTGTTAACCGGCTACGTAATCGACAGATATGGTAGAAAGAAGGCTTTTTTCGTCAACACCGTACCAGCATTCAtcggattcatttttttggcggTGGCTGGACCTCTTGAAGTTGAATATCTTTACATTGGTCAACTATGTGCTGGAATATCTCAAGGTGCAGTCATTTATGCAGCATATGTGTACATAGCAGAAAGCTTGGCACCGGATAATTTGCATTTTAGGAGTAGCCTGGCATCGTGGAACGCATTAGGCACAAGTTTAGGCATATGTATAACGTATGTTTTagcatattttgttttttacaaaactgtaGCTTTAATTGCAGCTTCGATCGCGTTAATATCGTCGATACTGGTGCTGGTTTTTATACCGGAAAGTCCTGCCTGGCTTGATCAACAAGGCAGGTTCAAAGAGGCTCAACAAGCTAGATATCGATTAGGTTGCACACACATTTCAACACATAATGTGTCCATTGGAGAGAACGTAAAGTCTCGAGATAGCCTTTTGTCTCACTTACTGAAAGTTGCAAGAAAAGATGTACATAAACCACTATTAATTGCAGTAACTTACTGCTTTTTTCACCAGTTTTCTGGAACTCAAGTTTTCGCAGCTTACATGGTGGATATCATCACTGTAAAATCCTTACACATTGATTCCTATCTAACCACTCTGATTTGCGGACTGATCATGATGTTGGGCCAAATCTCGTATACTGCTTTTCTACCAAAACTAGGAATAAGAAAAATCGCTATTTTATCTTCACTGGTGGCAAGTTTGGCCGCATTGGTATTGGcaatatgtatttatttgaGTGATTCGGTGACTGGATATTCTCACATTGTCGACTATATTCACATTGTTTCGGTTTGGGTTAACGTGTATTTCAGTGCATTGGGTATTGCTACGGTTCCGTATGCGATATTAGGTGAGATTTTTCCAACCGATGCTAAAGGTTTTGCTTCCGTTTCCGTCTTTAGTGATaatatgttttattttattaatttaatgaTATACCCTCGAGCAGTGGTGCTCTCATCTTCCGGTATTTTTTATGCGTATGGGATGATAGGGTTTCTGGCAGTACCATTTGTTTACTATTGCGTACCAGAAACAGTTGGACGAACATTGGAGCAAGTTTGTTCCGATTATACTTCGTAA